AAAAGTGACAGGAAAATTAACACCTCCACAAAAAGTCCTATTTGCAGTCTATTCATATAAGTATAAATTATTTTATAAATCAAATAGTTACAAGAGCACTAAGATGTACTGGTTTGGTGGTCTGGAATTTGCAACGAATGTGTAGCGGTGAAAAACATTTAAAAAGCGTGGAGGCAATGATGGTTAATCGCAATAGAGTGCTATTGTTTATTTCTTTCTTATGTGTCTTTCTTGTCCCACTCAATTTAACCTCAGCGGCCGTTCCAACAGTTAGTGAAATTCGTGTAGCAGATGTAACAACACGTTCCTTTTCCGTAATATGGATAACAAGTGAGCCAAGCACCGCAACCCTGCAGGTATACTATGCCCCTGATTGTAATGCCTCAGTGAATGGGATTGATGTTTTCAGTGAGGGTAATGATAATACAGGGGTCATCAAGTCAACTGTAACGGGGCTTGCGCCGGCAACCACATACTGCTTTCAGGCAGTGACGACATCAAAAAGCACAAACGATGTTGCTATTGCCCCCACTGTTCCTCAGTCAGTAAACACAGAAACTCAAACGACCCGAACCTATTTACAGAATACATCTATCCTGCCCTTTGGGAATGACCTGATTTATCATCCTGTTTATGGTTATGATCAGAAACTTGACACAGGTTCAATACTAATGGTTTCAATTGACGGGGCTAGTTATCCTGTTTCAACATGGTCACACTACCAAACGCTGGGTGATGTGACTGTGCCTGGTGCAATTGCGGATTTAAATAATATATTTGATGTAAATACAAAAGAAAATATTAATCTTCAGGGTAATGAACGAATAACATTTCGTGAAGTTAGAGGAACGAAGGGGTGTACGCTTGAGCGTTGGAGAAAGGTGCCTTTAGAGGTTCCTCATGATATGGAATTGGTTGAAGTAAAAATACCGGACTCTTGTTTTAATAGTGCAGATATTAATTGTGATGACAAAGTAGAGCTTGAAGACATCATTCTTGATATAAATGGATATGGGACTTATAACGGACACGAATGTTTTAACCCGGACCTTGATCAAGATGGTGATGGATTCGTAGAACTTGGAGATATTATTTTAGTCATCGGACAATACGGGATGACCCCTTAATAAGAAGATAAAGATATGATGAATATGAAGCAACGGATTTTGAGCGTACTATGGATCTTCTTGATGTTGATTGTTGGGTTTGTCCATATTCCATATGCAGCGGGAGCAAGTGTTGCGGTAGACCCACCTACTGTTGCCATTAACGATATAGGAGATACGAGTACAATAAATATTATTGCCAGAGAAGTTACTAATCTTCAGGGTTTTCAGTTCGTTGTTAAATTCGACCCCGCTGTTACAAAGGTAAACTCGACACAGATTAATCCTTCTTTCCCTTTTATAGTAAGAAATGTTATCGATAATGTAAATGGAACAGTTGATTTAGTGGCAAGTGCCTTTTCAGGAATGAACGACGATGCCTTGTTGGTGACTTTAAATGTGGAGGGCGTTTCTTTTAGGACTACTTCTGTAACCATTAATAACAGGGTCGTTAATAATGTTAACCTTCCTATCTTAAGAAATTCCCTGGCAGCAGAAATTCCAATAACATTGTCTCCTGGTGAAATTACTGTAGGAACAAAAGTAGTAGATAGTGACGGTGATGGGTATTCCGTAGAACAGGGAGACTGTAATGATAATGATGCCTCAATTCACCCGGCTGCTGTGGAAGTGTGCAATGGAGTAGATGATAATTGTGATACCTTTATAGATGAAAATGTTGCAATTGATGACGGCAATGCCTGTACCGTGGACAGTTGTGATCCTCAGGGAGGAGTAAGCCATGTACTTGATCCTGGTCTTGGGGTTCCGGAGGTCTGCGACGGGATAGACAACGACTGTGATGGTGTGAAGGACAATGGTGTGCTTAATGCCTGCGGGACATGCGGGCCTGTACCGTCTGATGACAATTGTGACGGTATAGATGATGACTGCGACGGCACTCCTGATGATGAGTATGTCCCGGTGCCCACGTCCTGCGGTGCAGGTGCATGCATTGCCTTTGGGCAGATGATTTGCGTTGATACCTCACTTGAAAATACATGTCAGCCGGTCCCGGGTTCACCCGAGGTTTGTGACGGGGCTGATAATGATTGTGATGGCATTATAGACAATGGATTTGATGATACTGACAAAGATGGTTTTGCAGACTGCATAGACCCTGATGACGACAACGACGGGCGTCCAGATGATTATGATAACTGTAAAACTGTGACCAATGCGGATCAGAGTGACATTGATAAGGATGGTATTGGTGATGTCTGTGATGGTGATATTGACGGCGATAATGTGACGAATGGCGAGGATAATTGTCAGGTGATCCCCAACCCGAATCAGGCAAATCACGATGATGATCCTGCCGGTGACGCCTGTGATAATGATGACGACAATGACGGTATATCGGATGATGGTGATAATAGCGGAGTTGAGGGTGATCATCTATGCGCGGCCGGCGCCACTGCGAATTGTGATGATAACTGTCCGTATACATTCAATCCTGATCAGGCAGACAAGGATGGCGATGGCATCGGTGATGCCTGCGAGACAGACCGTGACGGCGATGGTGTGCCGGATGGTCAGGACAACTGCCCTGATATTGCCAATGGGCCAGCCCAGGCCAATATTACAGGCGTAGGCAATCAAACGGATACGGATAGCGATGGCCAGGGTGATGCCTGCGACAGTGACGATGACAACGACGGCAAATCAGACGAAAAAGATAATTGTCCATGGGTTGCCAATGCAGATCAGGCTAATAATGATAATGATGCCTATGGTGATGTCTGTGACAGTGATGATGACAATGATGGGGTGTTGGATA
The DNA window shown above is from Nitrospirota bacterium and carries:
- a CDS encoding thrombospondin type 3 repeat-containing protein, translating into MKQRILSVLWIFLMLIVGFVHIPYAAGASVAVDPPTVAINDIGDTSTINIIAREVTNLQGFQFVVKFDPAVTKVNSTQINPSFPFIVRNVIDNVNGTVDLVASAFSGMNDDALLVTLNVEGVSFRTTSVTINNRVVNNVNLPILRNSLAAEIPITLSPGEITVGTKVVDSDGDGYSVEQGDCNDNDASIHPAAVEVCNGVDDNCDTFIDENVAIDDGNACTVDSCDPQGGVSHVLDPGLGVPEVCDGIDNDCDGVKDNGVLNACGTCGPVPSDDNCDGIDDDCDGTPDDEYVPVPTSCGAGACIAFGQMICVDTSLENTCQPVPGSPEVCDGADNDCDGIIDNGFDDTDKDGFADCIDPDDDNDGRPDDYDNCKTVTNADQSDIDKDGIGDVCDGDIDGDNVTNGEDNCQVIPNPNQANHDDDPAGDACDNDDDNDGISDDGDNSGVEGDHLCAAGATANCDDNCPYTFNPDQADKDGDGIGDACETDRDGDGVPDGQDNCPDIANGPAQANITGVGNQTDTDSDGQGDACDSDDDNDGKSDEKDNCPWVANADQANNDNDAYGDVCDSDDDNDGVLDNDDNCPIILNPDQIDQDGDGQGDLCDEDHDGDGMKDVSDNCPDVANPDQKDTDHDNVGDVCDPDDDNDGVADGPDNCPLGHNPGQGDADDDGIGDVCDDTCDTHQFCSPYYDTVCGTDGNTYINACEAERFCASIAYEGACDADGDGIPNSEDNCPKVYNPDQKDKDNDGIGDACEKRGRIDLALVKLEAPREIRECKKKSVPIHIYAKNNGTLAATGTVILYKDGEVVEVWHNVQFDLKKRRSVKLVYLYDPSGDGGRKVVWKASISADGDSKSKNNTAGTVNTRVKRCR